A single Seriola aureovittata isolate HTS-2021-v1 ecotype China chromosome 19, ASM2101889v1, whole genome shotgun sequence DNA region contains:
- the si:dkey-261l7.2 gene encoding uncharacterized protein si:dkey-261l7.2, giving the protein MPQLTGPAVLQLVLLLSAVPAQYFISRWSGTSVAQRYHATTRLLRIWKEWRTSYLNGTAWMDWANQQMSYVMSLLGLGQGDEAAHMLPPVETMLYDNDHGFFGASKTVRTPRPPYVFLRVGEVVMERKGHMVGVVVSWDPELRAPQEWVNRMYSNSEGITAEKTPHYKVLFSGPGPSSLLVAYLPQTQLERITGMRPDIPTLENYFTHFDGERFIMQPWLRELFPEDEIDDA; this is encoded by the exons ATGCCTCAGCTCACAGGCCCTGCGGTGCTGCAGCTCGTGCTGCTGCTCTCCGCTGTGCCCGCGCAGTACTTCATCTCCCGGTGGAGCGGCACCAGCGTGGCGCAGCGCTACCACGCGACTACACG GTTGCTCAGAATTTGGAAAGAGTGGAGAACATCATACCTCAATGGCACTGCATGGATGGACTGGGCAAATCAGCAGATGTCCTATGTCAT GTCTCTGCTTGGCTTGGGACAGGGAGACGAAGCGGCACACATGTTGCCTCCTGTAGAGACCATGCTTTATGACAACGATCATGGCTTCTTCGGAG CATCCAAGACAGTGCGCACCCCCCGTCCTCCATATGTGTTTCTACGAGTTGGAGAGGTggtgatggagaggaagggCCATATGGTCGGGGTGGTGGTGAGCTGGGACCCTGAATTGCGAGCCCCTCAAGAGTGGGTAAACAGGATGTATTCCAACTCTGAG ggcaTCACAGCAGAGAAGACGCCTCATTACAAAGTACTGTTCAGCGGGCCTGGACCCTCCTCTCTGTTAGTTGCATATCTGCCTCAGACGCAGCTAGAGCGCATCACTGGGATGAGG CCGGACATTCCCACCTTGGAGAATTACTTCACTCATTTCGATGGGGAGCGGTTCATCATGCAGCCCTGGCTTAGAGAGCTCTTTCCTGAAGATGAGATTGATGATGCCTGA